A genomic stretch from Edaphobacter aggregans includes:
- a CDS encoding DsbA family protein — protein MKITNWMLAGLASVLGVTAIAGAQTSTGGTNQAAPAPPQLQIHSLDPSSHPDPFPPVDQKFFTATTPTVDTVNSFLKALWGYDPNRIWRVEAIQTTKAPGVSKVVVFVSEKTANAKVQSSAFFVTPDGHYAIADSSGVIPFGATPFAETRKLLQDHADGASRGASSKDLMLVEFADMQCPHCKDAQSTMDQLAKDFPNARIVFQSFPLTAVHPFAFKAAAYGYCVQKQKNDAFFPFAAAVFDAQAALTPETGDATLKAAVTKVGLDPAAIDACAATQVIQDQVNASIKLATEAGIDQTPILAVNGHLLPLTQVPYETLKNIVAYQAMLDGVSSGAAPADATTSKPPSLLK, from the coding sequence TTGAAGATTACGAATTGGATGTTGGCAGGATTGGCGTCGGTTCTCGGCGTGACGGCGATCGCGGGAGCACAGACGAGCACAGGTGGGACGAACCAGGCAGCACCGGCACCGCCGCAGTTGCAGATACATTCGCTCGATCCGTCGAGCCACCCAGATCCGTTCCCTCCGGTGGATCAGAAGTTTTTTACGGCGACGACACCGACTGTCGATACGGTGAACAGCTTCCTGAAGGCACTGTGGGGGTATGACCCGAACCGCATCTGGCGGGTGGAGGCGATCCAGACGACGAAGGCTCCGGGCGTGAGCAAGGTGGTCGTATTCGTTTCGGAGAAGACAGCAAATGCGAAGGTGCAGTCGTCGGCATTCTTTGTGACGCCGGATGGTCACTATGCGATTGCTGACTCTTCGGGCGTGATTCCGTTTGGTGCGACGCCGTTTGCTGAGACACGCAAGCTGCTGCAGGACCACGCAGATGGAGCTTCGCGTGGAGCGTCGAGCAAGGACTTGATGTTGGTGGAGTTTGCCGATATGCAGTGCCCGCATTGCAAGGACGCCCAGTCAACAATGGACCAGCTTGCGAAGGATTTCCCGAATGCACGGATCGTCTTTCAGAGCTTTCCGTTGACGGCAGTCCATCCGTTTGCGTTCAAGGCGGCTGCTTATGGTTACTGCGTCCAGAAACAGAAGAACGATGCGTTCTTCCCCTTTGCGGCTGCGGTATTTGACGCGCAGGCCGCCCTGACGCCGGAGACGGGCGACGCGACGTTGAAGGCTGCTGTGACCAAGGTCGGGCTTGATCCTGCGGCGATCGATGCTTGCGCGGCCACGCAGGTGATCCAGGATCAGGTGAACGCCTCGATCAAGCTGGCGACGGAAGCGGGTATTGACCAGACTCCAATACTCGCGGTGAATGGGCATCTGCTGCCGCTTACGCAGGTTCCGTATGAGACGCTGAAGAACATTGTGGCGTATCAGGCGATGTTGGATGGAGTAAGCTCCGGAGCAGCTCCGGCCGACGCCACTACGTCAAAACCACCTAGTCTGTTGAAGTAG
- a CDS encoding ABC transporter ATP-binding protein: MADPQEDTKQQDPMKRDKPDVVEKTDAEESVPVSDDAGAVDQAPLIEDVSADVAPVVSEFMDQAAQQNEAAAEAVPDVKNKPGSYISFEHVYKSFDGFVVLEDVSFCVLPGETLCILGRSGVGKSVSLQMLMGFLKPDSGIIRVAGESICGYNETQMQEIRRKVTMVFQNGALFDSISVGENVAFPLRERGDLAEDQILQVVKGLLEMVGVAGMEDVLPSDLSTGMKRSVAIARALASQPEAVLYDEPTTMVDPLMAHLLGNLIERLKQQLHLTSIVVTHDMRFAKKLADRVVFLHGGKAHFFGTMEEMERSDDPILQEFLALDELVMPA, translated from the coding sequence ATGGCGGACCCGCAAGAGGACACGAAGCAACAGGATCCGATGAAGAGGGACAAGCCCGACGTTGTGGAGAAGACGGATGCGGAGGAGTCCGTACCTGTGTCTGACGATGCTGGGGCGGTGGATCAGGCGCCGCTGATTGAGGATGTATCAGCTGATGTGGCGCCGGTTGTTAGCGAGTTTATGGATCAGGCCGCGCAGCAGAATGAGGCTGCCGCCGAGGCAGTCCCTGATGTCAAAAATAAGCCGGGCTCGTACATCTCGTTCGAGCATGTGTATAAGTCGTTCGATGGCTTTGTCGTTCTTGAAGATGTGAGCTTTTGCGTGCTGCCGGGGGAGACGCTTTGTATCCTGGGGCGCAGCGGTGTGGGCAAGTCGGTCTCGCTGCAGATGCTGATGGGATTCCTGAAGCCGGATAGCGGCATTATTCGCGTTGCCGGGGAGAGCATCTGTGGCTACAACGAGACGCAGATGCAGGAGATTCGTCGGAAGGTGACGATGGTCTTCCAAAATGGGGCGTTGTTTGACTCAATTTCGGTGGGGGAGAATGTGGCTTTTCCGCTGAGGGAGCGTGGTGATCTTGCTGAAGACCAGATTCTTCAGGTGGTGAAAGGACTGCTCGAGATGGTGGGGGTGGCGGGGATGGAGGACGTGCTTCCGTCCGACCTCTCGACGGGGATGAAGCGATCGGTGGCGATTGCGCGGGCGCTGGCGTCGCAGCCGGAGGCCGTGTTGTACGACGAGCCGACCACGATGGTGGATCCGCTGATGGCTCATCTGTTGGGGAACCTGATCGAGCGGCTGAAGCAGCAGCTTCATCTGACGAGCATTGTTGTGACGCATGACATGCGCTTCGCCAAGAAGCTCGCGGACCGGGTGGTCTTCCTGCATGGAGGAAAGGCACATTTCTTCGGCACCATGGAGGAGATGGAGCGGAGCGATGACCCGATTCTGCAGGAGTTCCTCGCACTGGATGAACTGGTGATGCCGGCCTAA
- a CDS encoding NCS2 family permease has product MTTRKRLERYFQFTAHRTNWRTEILAGLTTFITMAYIIFVNPAILSETGMPLAAVTAATCLCAAFGSILMGGLANYPIALAPGMGLNAYFTYTVVKGMGVPWQTALGAVFLSGAIFLALTYTGIRQRLVGAIPHQLHAAVGGGIGLFIAFIGFRNAGIIVPSATTVVTLGNVRAPHTALALFGLLFIAILQVLRVRASMLIGVLGTMFLGVLFHQVHWQPVHYSLSAIRATAFQLDIRGALHIGAFEIIFVFLFVDLFDNIGTLVAVTQRAGLISPDHTIPRLNRIFFADATATIVGSLAGTSTVTSYVESSAGVAAGGRTGVTAIVTGLLFFVSLFIAPLVGAIPSFATSPALILVGGLMLTGLGQIEWDDPQIGIPAFLTVSTIPLTWSIADGLSFGLTSYAALQLLTGRARRQDWMLYLLAALFFLRFVYIAHS; this is encoded by the coding sequence ATTCACTGCACACCGCACTAACTGGCGCACCGAGATCCTCGCCGGCCTCACCACCTTCATCACGATGGCCTACATCATCTTCGTGAACCCGGCCATTCTCTCGGAGACAGGTATGCCACTGGCCGCGGTCACAGCCGCGACATGCCTCTGCGCGGCCTTCGGCAGCATCCTCATGGGTGGACTCGCCAACTATCCCATCGCCCTCGCGCCCGGTATGGGCCTCAACGCCTACTTCACCTACACCGTAGTCAAAGGCATGGGTGTCCCCTGGCAAACCGCCCTCGGAGCCGTATTTCTCTCCGGGGCCATCTTCCTTGCCCTTACCTACACCGGCATCCGCCAACGCCTCGTTGGTGCTATCCCGCATCAACTTCACGCAGCTGTCGGAGGAGGCATCGGCCTCTTCATCGCCTTCATCGGATTCCGCAACGCAGGCATCATCGTGCCCAGCGCCACGACCGTCGTCACCCTCGGTAACGTCCGCGCCCCCCACACCGCTCTTGCTCTCTTCGGGCTTCTCTTCATCGCCATCCTGCAAGTACTTCGCGTCCGAGCCTCCATGCTCATCGGCGTCCTCGGCACGATGTTCCTCGGAGTGCTTTTCCATCAGGTCCACTGGCAGCCTGTTCATTACAGCCTCTCCGCCATCCGAGCCACCGCCTTCCAGCTCGATATTCGCGGGGCTCTCCACATCGGCGCCTTCGAGATCATCTTCGTCTTCCTCTTCGTCGATCTCTTCGACAACATCGGCACCCTTGTCGCCGTCACCCAACGCGCCGGGCTCATCTCCCCCGACCACACCATCCCGCGTCTGAACCGCATCTTCTTCGCCGACGCTACCGCCACGATCGTCGGCTCGCTCGCCGGAACCAGCACCGTCACCAGCTACGTCGAATCCTCCGCCGGAGTAGCCGCAGGCGGACGCACCGGCGTCACCGCCATCGTCACCGGGCTGCTCTTCTTCGTCTCTCTCTTCATCGCCCCGCTCGTCGGAGCCATCCCCAGCTTCGCCACCTCACCCGCACTCATCCTCGTCGGCGGCCTCATGCTTACGGGCCTCGGTCAAATCGAGTGGGACGATCCCCAGATCGGCATCCCCGCCTTCCTCACTGTCTCCACCATCCCGCTCACCTGGTCCATCGCCGACGGCCTAAGCTTCGGCCTCACCAGCTACGCCGCGCTGCAACTGCTCACTGGCCGCGCACGCCGCCAGGACTGGATGCTTTACCTACTGGCAGCTCTCTTCTTCCTGCGCTTCGTCTACATCGCCCATTCGTAA
- a CDS encoding sugar transferase, producing the protein MAAPDYLQQVIVSGRTRAAGQRKTYATRFGAFRRPSVPSVVWASLDLLTVSVAAIIALRLHEVLPDEIPARYVLPHLFHAPPRMLFFYVGWFAVCLIFFTRSFGLYGPIHNRSGLNEQRLTVQAALTSGLLLCGTLYVSNGESISRVVVLLMMGFTTILLCLRRAIWRRMAYKRYRAGIETRNVLIVGAGRVGQALRNHLDSLEHLGFRFKGFVALTEREAESGDADVIGDVRNCLSLARSLFVDEIFFSVPGDKRLVIGMVEEARMFGIDVRVVPDLYDGLAWNAPVEYIGQFPTIPLHRREFPIGAFLLKRVLDITISSIALLVGAPAMLATAIAVRMDSEGSIFYRAQRIGRKGRTFACYKFRTMVQDADKRKADLEHMNERDGVLFKIANDPRITRVGAWLRKYSLDELPQFYNVLKGDMSLVGPRPPVASEVEQYDLAHLRRLNVLPGITGLWQVEARQDPSFDSYISLDTAYVENWSFWLDLKILARTVSVVLNGTGT; encoded by the coding sequence ATGGCAGCACCGGATTATTTGCAACAGGTTATTGTCTCTGGTAGAACGCGGGCCGCGGGGCAGCGAAAGACATACGCTACCCGGTTTGGAGCTTTTCGACGGCCTTCTGTCCCCAGCGTGGTTTGGGCCTCGCTGGATCTGCTCACTGTAAGCGTCGCTGCAATCATTGCGCTGCGCCTGCATGAAGTTTTGCCGGATGAGATTCCGGCGCGTTACGTCCTTCCCCATCTCTTTCATGCACCGCCGCGGATGCTGTTCTTTTACGTGGGCTGGTTTGCGGTGTGTCTGATCTTTTTTACGCGGTCCTTTGGGCTGTATGGACCGATTCACAATCGCAGCGGTTTGAACGAACAGAGACTGACGGTCCAGGCCGCGTTGACCTCCGGCCTGTTGCTATGCGGCACGTTGTATGTGTCGAACGGAGAGTCGATCTCGCGAGTCGTCGTTTTGCTGATGATGGGGTTCACGACGATACTGCTTTGCCTGCGGCGAGCGATTTGGCGGCGTATGGCTTATAAGCGCTATCGAGCTGGAATTGAGACGCGCAATGTACTGATCGTCGGAGCGGGGCGCGTTGGGCAGGCTTTACGCAATCATCTGGATTCGCTGGAGCACCTTGGATTCCGGTTCAAGGGCTTTGTAGCGCTGACAGAGCGGGAGGCAGAGTCGGGGGACGCGGACGTGATCGGCGATGTGCGGAACTGCCTTTCTCTAGCACGGTCTCTGTTTGTCGACGAGATTTTCTTCTCCGTGCCGGGGGACAAGAGGCTGGTTATCGGCATGGTGGAGGAGGCGCGAATGTTCGGCATCGATGTGCGCGTGGTGCCGGACTTGTATGACGGGCTGGCCTGGAATGCTCCGGTGGAGTATATCGGTCAGTTTCCGACGATTCCACTGCATCGACGGGAGTTCCCGATTGGGGCGTTTCTGTTGAAGCGTGTGCTGGATATTACCATCTCGTCGATTGCATTGCTGGTGGGGGCGCCGGCGATGCTGGCGACGGCGATCGCGGTACGAATGGATTCAGAGGGATCGATTTTCTACAGGGCGCAACGGATTGGAAGGAAGGGGCGCACATTCGCCTGCTACAAGTTCCGCACGATGGTGCAGGATGCAGACAAGCGCAAGGCGGACCTTGAGCATATGAACGAGCGGGATGGCGTGCTGTTCAAGATCGCGAATGATCCAAGGATTACGCGTGTAGGGGCTTGGTTGCGGAAGTATTCGCTGGACGAGCTGCCGCAGTTCTACAACGTTCTGAAGGGCGATATGAGTCTCGTTGGCCCGCGGCCTCCGGTGGCCTCCGAGGTGGAGCAGTATGATCTGGCGCATCTACGTCGCCTGAATGTGCTGCCCGGAATTACGGGGCTTTGGCAGGTAGAGGCGCGGCAGGACCCCTCGTTTGACAGCTATATTTCGCTGGATACGGCGTATGTGGAGAATTGGAGCTTCTGGCTCGATTTGAAGATTCTGGCACGAACGGTAAGTGTGGTGTTGAACGGTACGGGCACCTAA
- a CDS encoding NAD+ synthase, producing the protein MKIALAQINPTVGDFVGNTKKILEFAGRAAELGAELVVFPELAVCGYPPADFLEKKVFIARAEKAVAEIAAWAAAGGRPAILCGTVMPAASPVGKHVRNVAALLSGGTVSFVQQKMLLPFYDVFDEQRYFEPAAHQTLTCVAGEPLAITVCEDAWNDKSFWPRPIYKIDPVEVLMREWDAQPKELAGRQRIILNISASPYWQGKPEVRQRMLAALAERHGAYVAMVNQVGGNDSLVFDGSSLVIRPDGEVVARAASFAEDLVIFDVKETAPVAPDAAVDEVAAMWNALVLGTRDYVLKCGFKKVLVGLSGGIDSALVAAIAVEALGAENVLGVGMPSEYSSLGSIEDARLLAKNLGIRFEMLPIHDVFAQYQSVLKPLFVGTPFGLAEENLQSRIRGALLMALSNKFGALVLTTGNKSEMSTGYCTLYGDMVGALAVIGDVMKTQVYELSRYANRQHEVIPQATLEKPPSAELRPEQRDTDSLPPYEVLDPILEAYVERYCSAEQIAEDQGVDVALVRSVIQLVERSEYKRQQAAPVLKVTRKSFGMGRRFPIAVKVQV; encoded by the coding sequence GTGAAGATAGCTCTTGCGCAGATCAACCCGACGGTCGGAGACTTCGTCGGGAACACAAAGAAGATTCTTGAGTTTGCGGGCCGTGCTGCAGAGTTGGGCGCGGAACTTGTGGTCTTTCCTGAACTGGCGGTGTGCGGGTATCCACCGGCGGATTTCCTGGAGAAGAAGGTGTTCATCGCCAGGGCAGAGAAGGCCGTTGCGGAGATTGCGGCGTGGGCGGCAGCGGGGGGACGACCGGCGATTCTGTGTGGGACGGTCATGCCGGCTGCGTCACCGGTAGGCAAGCATGTGCGGAATGTTGCGGCGCTCTTGAGCGGCGGCACTGTGAGCTTCGTGCAGCAGAAGATGCTGCTTCCGTTTTATGACGTGTTCGATGAGCAACGGTACTTTGAGCCGGCTGCTCATCAGACGCTGACCTGTGTTGCTGGGGAGCCACTGGCGATTACGGTTTGCGAGGATGCGTGGAACGATAAGAGCTTCTGGCCACGGCCCATCTATAAGATCGATCCGGTCGAAGTGTTGATGCGCGAGTGGGACGCGCAGCCGAAGGAGCTTGCGGGGCGGCAACGCATCATTCTGAACATCTCTGCTTCGCCATACTGGCAGGGCAAGCCGGAAGTGCGGCAGAGGATGCTGGCTGCGCTGGCGGAGCGGCACGGCGCTTATGTGGCGATGGTGAATCAGGTGGGAGGCAACGACAGCCTGGTATTCGATGGTTCATCGCTGGTGATTCGGCCTGATGGGGAGGTTGTGGCACGGGCGGCCTCGTTCGCCGAGGACCTTGTGATCTTCGACGTAAAGGAAACAGCTCCGGTTGCGCCGGACGCTGCCGTAGATGAGGTCGCGGCTATGTGGAACGCGTTGGTGCTGGGGACGCGCGACTATGTGTTGAAGTGCGGCTTCAAGAAGGTGCTGGTCGGGTTGAGCGGAGGCATCGATTCGGCGCTGGTGGCGGCGATTGCGGTTGAGGCGCTAGGCGCGGAGAACGTCCTTGGCGTGGGGATGCCGAGCGAGTACTCGTCGCTGGGATCGATTGAGGATGCTCGGCTTCTGGCGAAGAATCTTGGGATTCGGTTTGAGATGCTGCCGATTCATGATGTGTTTGCGCAGTACCAAAGCGTGCTGAAACCGCTGTTTGTGGGGACGCCGTTTGGTCTGGCGGAGGAGAATCTGCAGTCGCGGATTCGAGGTGCGCTATTGATGGCGTTGTCGAACAAATTTGGCGCGCTGGTGCTGACGACGGGCAACAAGAGCGAGATGTCGACCGGCTATTGCACCCTGTATGGGGATATGGTCGGGGCGCTGGCGGTGATCGGCGATGTGATGAAGACGCAGGTCTATGAGTTGAGCCGATATGCGAACCGGCAGCATGAGGTGATTCCGCAGGCGACGCTGGAAAAGCCGCCCTCGGCTGAGTTACGGCCCGAGCAGCGGGATACGGACTCGCTGCCGCCTTATGAGGTGTTGGATCCGATACTTGAGGCTTATGTTGAGCGTTACTGTTCCGCCGAGCAGATCGCTGAGGATCAAGGGGTTGACGTTGCGCTGGTGCGATCCGTCATACAGCTGGTGGAGCGAAGTGAGTACAAACGCCAGCAGGCGGCACCGGTACTGAAGGTGACGCGTAAGTCGTTCGGAATGGGAAGACGGTTTCCCATTGCGGTCAAAGTTCAGGTGTAA